In Paramisgurnus dabryanus chromosome 7, PD_genome_1.1, whole genome shotgun sequence, the following are encoded in one genomic region:
- the LOC135757750 gene encoding zinc finger E-box-binding homeobox 2-like isoform X1 — protein sequence MRSDTSLVYPSASFPSKFCEEMAERSRGKRRKQANPRRNKGDIEHCLGSEGEDEGGIWGMEAPDSRDAQDKISVTASESPEISSSPRESWRDIETTAKDPEHTEHSMFSETDSRVMENDSMVPLRKASHLFSPAHNGSAHSFHSDALNGNLSPVCWSPGEQQSPDGKDGEAPQVHSPSCQRSYRRDASLRDHMKFCQEREGGESVCPVCGYSTPYRTQMDRHLTLHNQEKNSLSDSSVENRKFKCNQCGKAFKYKHHLKEHLRIHSGEKPYECSNCKKRFSHSGSYSSHLSSKKCLSGGGASGNGAHFNGHSHSAYLFPPPSSPPVIGGRNGSRGKGSPYGPLAHYPIDRLHAPGQDSAMPVLQAVELSRSWDPTADLAMRTGVFKGTTLLPLMQSRSKFEQLLQEMLRREVGGEEQKTGEGISCRWCSQLFPSEATLMHHEQYQCRNRDTNDSPQSHRFKAESPLNFSRPSNLPCDAQTSPTNVVPYRDLTSPQRASWHSVPQQILVPLPTPIQLTQDSPHKHWPNDDSPRMPKPVDTRTSPTVPERQRTVASKFGSPPRLDLSVNSTSPYRSSHLVLSSGLVQSEPLDLSVPKPNSTSGVTKESRDQTCNGFSPHRERRDNENMFKQQVGGAYAASPLFGNTVFSNYPLFNHIIPGMGHNGLTSLPLTPPATSPGFLSPVAYMMEAEPESWLKRIQHERHSMMNEAMNRGGLEYLSLIDDGLDGEIGPGRKRLKKTEEGLYACDICDKTFQKSSSLLRHKYEHTGKRPHECPICKKAFKHKHHLIEHSRLHSGEKPYQCDKCGKRFSHSGSYSQHMNHRYAFCSRDGDPDAAGEDATLSPVTERSAGTDALASALEDSGTYLSDSSMEEDDEEENPLNNHIHDKSMKTGNRETAGNSSRQENQPENPVKTEPNEDMQNGTRTETE from the exons GTGACATCGAGCACTGTTTGGGTTCTGAGGGTGAAGATGAAGGTGGAATTTGGGGGATGGAAGCTCCGGACAGCAGAGATGCTCAGGATAAAATAAGCGTCACGGCCAGCGAGAGTCCGGAGATCAGCAGTTCTCCGAGAGAAAGCTGGAGAGACATTGAAACCACGGCCAAAGATCCAGAACACACAGAACACAGCATGTTCA GTGAGACTGACTCTCGTGTGATGGAGAACGACTCTATGGTCCCTTTGAGAAAAGCATCACATCTGTTCAGTCCGGCACACAACGGATCTGCGCATTCATTTCATTCAGATGCTCTTAATGGTAACCTGTCACCTGTCTGCTGGTCTCCTGGTGAACAGCAGTCACCTGATGGCAAAG ACGGTGAAGCCCCACAGGTGCACAGTCCATCCTGTCAGCGGTCATACAGACGTGATGCATCTCTGAGAGATCATATGAAGTTCTGTCAGGAGAGAGAAGGAGGAGAAAGCGTTTGTCCCGTCTGTGGTTACAGCACGCCGTACCGGACACAGATGGACCGACACCTCACACTTCACAACCAAGAGAAG AATTCATTGTCTGATTCATCTGTGGAAAACAGAAAGTTTAAGTGTAATCAGTGTGGAAAAgcttttaaatacaaacatcATCTCAAAGAACATCTCCGCATTCACAGTG GTGAGAAGCCGTATGAATGTTCAAACTGTAAGAAACGCTTCAGTCATTCAGGCTCTTACAGTTCACATCTCAGTAGTAAGAAGTGTCTCAGCGGCGGAGGTGCGTCAGGGAACGGAGCTCATTTTAATGGCCACTCCCACTCTGCCTATCTCTTCCCGCCCCCATCGTCCCCTCCGGTGATCGGAGGTAGAAACGGCAGCAGGGGTAAAGGCTCGCCGTACGGCCCGCTGGCTCACTACCCCATAGACCGGCTTCACGCGCCGGGTCAAGATTCAGCGATGCCAGTTTTACAGGCGGTAGAGTTGAGCAGGTCGTGGGACCCTACGGCAGATTTGGCCATGAGGACGGGCGTCTTCAAAGGCACCACTTTACTGCCGTTAATGCAGTCACGCAGCAAATTTGAGCAGCTGTTGCAGGAAATGCTTCGTAGAGAGGTGGGAGGAGAGGAACAAAAGACGGGCGAGGGTATATCGTGCCGTTGGTGTTCACAGTTGTTTCCCAGCGAGGCGACGCTGATGCATCACGAACAGTATCAGTGTCGCAACAGAGACACCAACGACAGTCCACAGTCGCACAGATTCAAAGCCGAATCGCCCCTTAACTTCTCTCGACCGTCAAATCTGCCTTGCGATGCCCAGACGTCGCCCACCAACGTTGTGCCATACAGAGACCTGACTTCACCCCAGCGGGCGTCCTGGCATTCTGTCCCACAACAGATTCTTGTGCCTTTACCAACACCGATACAACTAACTCAAGATTCCCCACATAAACACTGGCCAAATGATGACAGCCCGAGGATGCCCAAACCCGTCGACACCCGGACATCACCGACGGTGCCTGAACGCCAACGTACCGTCGCCTCGAAGTTCGGCTCTCCGCCCCGTCTGGATCTGTCTGTCAATTCCACATCACCCTATCGATCGAGTCATCTGGTCTTAAGTTCAGGGCTCGTTCAGAGTGAACCCTTAGATCTCTCCGTACCCAAACCCAATTCTACATCTGGTGTGACAAAAGAATCCAGAGATCAAACGTGTAACGGCTTCTCGCCGCACAGGGAAAGACGAGACAATGAAAATATGTTTAAGCAACAGGTGGGCGGAGCTTATGCAGCATCACCGCTGTTCGGGAACACGGTTTTTAGCAACTACCCCCTCTTTAACCACATCATTCCAGGGATGGGACACAATGGTCTTACATCACTTCCTCTCACACCACCAGCAACGAGTCCAGGGTTTCTCTCACCTGTGGCCTATATGATGGAGGCGGAGCCTGAATCCTGGCTCAAGAGAATTCAACATGAAAGACATTCAATGATG AATGAAGCGATGAATCGTGGAGGTCTGGAGTATCTGTCTCTCATAGACGATGGGCTGGATGGAGAGATCGGCCCGGGTAGAAAGAGACTGAAAAAGACAGAGGAAGGATTGTACGCCTGTGACATCTGTGACAAAACTTTCCAGAAGAGCAGTTCACTGCTACGACACAAATACGAGCACACAG GAAAAAGGCCACACGAGTGTCCGATCTGTAAGAAGGCCTTCAAACACAAGCATCATTTGATCGAGCACAGCCGTCTGCACTCGGGAGAGAAACCCTATCAGTGCGATAAATGTGGCAAACGTTTCTCTCACTCGGGCTCGTATTCACAGCACATGAATCACCGATACGCCTTCTGCAGCAGAGACGGAGATCCGGACGCAGCCGGAGAGGACGCAACACTGAGTCCTGTCACGGAGCGCAGCGCCGGCACCGACGCGCTCGCCTCGGCTCTAGAGGACAGCGGCACTTATCTCAGTGACTCCAGTATGGAGGAAGATGATGAAGAAGAAAATCCTCTTAATAATCACATTCATGATAAAAGCATGAAGACGGGTAACAGAGAAACTGCTGGAAACTCCTCACGGCAGGAGAACCAGCCGGAGAACCCAGTCAAAACAGAACCGAATGAGGACATGCAGAACGGCACGAGAACTGAGACGGAATGA
- the LOC135757750 gene encoding zinc finger E-box-binding homeobox 2-like isoform X2: MEAPDSRDAQDKISVTASESPEISSSPRESWRDIETTAKDPEHTEHSMFSETDSRVMENDSMVPLRKASHLFSPAHNGSAHSFHSDALNGNLSPVCWSPGEQQSPDGKDGEAPQVHSPSCQRSYRRDASLRDHMKFCQEREGGESVCPVCGYSTPYRTQMDRHLTLHNQEKNSLSDSSVENRKFKCNQCGKAFKYKHHLKEHLRIHSGEKPYECSNCKKRFSHSGSYSSHLSSKKCLSGGGASGNGAHFNGHSHSAYLFPPPSSPPVIGGRNGSRGKGSPYGPLAHYPIDRLHAPGQDSAMPVLQAVELSRSWDPTADLAMRTGVFKGTTLLPLMQSRSKFEQLLQEMLRREVGGEEQKTGEGISCRWCSQLFPSEATLMHHEQYQCRNRDTNDSPQSHRFKAESPLNFSRPSNLPCDAQTSPTNVVPYRDLTSPQRASWHSVPQQILVPLPTPIQLTQDSPHKHWPNDDSPRMPKPVDTRTSPTVPERQRTVASKFGSPPRLDLSVNSTSPYRSSHLVLSSGLVQSEPLDLSVPKPNSTSGVTKESRDQTCNGFSPHRERRDNENMFKQQVGGAYAASPLFGNTVFSNYPLFNHIIPGMGHNGLTSLPLTPPATSPGFLSPVAYMMEAEPESWLKRIQHERHSMMNEAMNRGGLEYLSLIDDGLDGEIGPGRKRLKKTEEGLYACDICDKTFQKSSSLLRHKYEHTGKRPHECPICKKAFKHKHHLIEHSRLHSGEKPYQCDKCGKRFSHSGSYSQHMNHRYAFCSRDGDPDAAGEDATLSPVTERSAGTDALASALEDSGTYLSDSSMEEDDEEENPLNNHIHDKSMKTGNRETAGNSSRQENQPENPVKTEPNEDMQNGTRTETE; the protein is encoded by the exons ATGGAAGCTCCGGACAGCAGAGATGCTCAGGATAAAATAAGCGTCACGGCCAGCGAGAGTCCGGAGATCAGCAGTTCTCCGAGAGAAAGCTGGAGAGACATTGAAACCACGGCCAAAGATCCAGAACACACAGAACACAGCATGTTCA GTGAGACTGACTCTCGTGTGATGGAGAACGACTCTATGGTCCCTTTGAGAAAAGCATCACATCTGTTCAGTCCGGCACACAACGGATCTGCGCATTCATTTCATTCAGATGCTCTTAATGGTAACCTGTCACCTGTCTGCTGGTCTCCTGGTGAACAGCAGTCACCTGATGGCAAAG ACGGTGAAGCCCCACAGGTGCACAGTCCATCCTGTCAGCGGTCATACAGACGTGATGCATCTCTGAGAGATCATATGAAGTTCTGTCAGGAGAGAGAAGGAGGAGAAAGCGTTTGTCCCGTCTGTGGTTACAGCACGCCGTACCGGACACAGATGGACCGACACCTCACACTTCACAACCAAGAGAAG AATTCATTGTCTGATTCATCTGTGGAAAACAGAAAGTTTAAGTGTAATCAGTGTGGAAAAgcttttaaatacaaacatcATCTCAAAGAACATCTCCGCATTCACAGTG GTGAGAAGCCGTATGAATGTTCAAACTGTAAGAAACGCTTCAGTCATTCAGGCTCTTACAGTTCACATCTCAGTAGTAAGAAGTGTCTCAGCGGCGGAGGTGCGTCAGGGAACGGAGCTCATTTTAATGGCCACTCCCACTCTGCCTATCTCTTCCCGCCCCCATCGTCCCCTCCGGTGATCGGAGGTAGAAACGGCAGCAGGGGTAAAGGCTCGCCGTACGGCCCGCTGGCTCACTACCCCATAGACCGGCTTCACGCGCCGGGTCAAGATTCAGCGATGCCAGTTTTACAGGCGGTAGAGTTGAGCAGGTCGTGGGACCCTACGGCAGATTTGGCCATGAGGACGGGCGTCTTCAAAGGCACCACTTTACTGCCGTTAATGCAGTCACGCAGCAAATTTGAGCAGCTGTTGCAGGAAATGCTTCGTAGAGAGGTGGGAGGAGAGGAACAAAAGACGGGCGAGGGTATATCGTGCCGTTGGTGTTCACAGTTGTTTCCCAGCGAGGCGACGCTGATGCATCACGAACAGTATCAGTGTCGCAACAGAGACACCAACGACAGTCCACAGTCGCACAGATTCAAAGCCGAATCGCCCCTTAACTTCTCTCGACCGTCAAATCTGCCTTGCGATGCCCAGACGTCGCCCACCAACGTTGTGCCATACAGAGACCTGACTTCACCCCAGCGGGCGTCCTGGCATTCTGTCCCACAACAGATTCTTGTGCCTTTACCAACACCGATACAACTAACTCAAGATTCCCCACATAAACACTGGCCAAATGATGACAGCCCGAGGATGCCCAAACCCGTCGACACCCGGACATCACCGACGGTGCCTGAACGCCAACGTACCGTCGCCTCGAAGTTCGGCTCTCCGCCCCGTCTGGATCTGTCTGTCAATTCCACATCACCCTATCGATCGAGTCATCTGGTCTTAAGTTCAGGGCTCGTTCAGAGTGAACCCTTAGATCTCTCCGTACCCAAACCCAATTCTACATCTGGTGTGACAAAAGAATCCAGAGATCAAACGTGTAACGGCTTCTCGCCGCACAGGGAAAGACGAGACAATGAAAATATGTTTAAGCAACAGGTGGGCGGAGCTTATGCAGCATCACCGCTGTTCGGGAACACGGTTTTTAGCAACTACCCCCTCTTTAACCACATCATTCCAGGGATGGGACACAATGGTCTTACATCACTTCCTCTCACACCACCAGCAACGAGTCCAGGGTTTCTCTCACCTGTGGCCTATATGATGGAGGCGGAGCCTGAATCCTGGCTCAAGAGAATTCAACATGAAAGACATTCAATGATG AATGAAGCGATGAATCGTGGAGGTCTGGAGTATCTGTCTCTCATAGACGATGGGCTGGATGGAGAGATCGGCCCGGGTAGAAAGAGACTGAAAAAGACAGAGGAAGGATTGTACGCCTGTGACATCTGTGACAAAACTTTCCAGAAGAGCAGTTCACTGCTACGACACAAATACGAGCACACAG GAAAAAGGCCACACGAGTGTCCGATCTGTAAGAAGGCCTTCAAACACAAGCATCATTTGATCGAGCACAGCCGTCTGCACTCGGGAGAGAAACCCTATCAGTGCGATAAATGTGGCAAACGTTTCTCTCACTCGGGCTCGTATTCACAGCACATGAATCACCGATACGCCTTCTGCAGCAGAGACGGAGATCCGGACGCAGCCGGAGAGGACGCAACACTGAGTCCTGTCACGGAGCGCAGCGCCGGCACCGACGCGCTCGCCTCGGCTCTAGAGGACAGCGGCACTTATCTCAGTGACTCCAGTATGGAGGAAGATGATGAAGAAGAAAATCCTCTTAATAATCACATTCATGATAAAAGCATGAAGACGGGTAACAGAGAAACTGCTGGAAACTCCTCACGGCAGGAGAACCAGCCGGAGAACCCAGTCAAAACAGAACCGAATGAGGACATGCAGAACGGCACGAGAACTGAGACGGAATGA